From the genome of Shewanella sp. Choline-02u-19, one region includes:
- a CDS encoding STAS/SEC14 domain-containing protein: MLCKIPDIAKGVISLFASGRLSTEDYAQILQPMIEKYRDNNGKVCLYVEADVLLEGWQHESLAGSGKVQLPNFEALVLVGGPDWFGNAVRLLGPFMQGEVAWYPLEQKQQAIDWIAART; the protein is encoded by the coding sequence ATGCTGTGTAAGATCCCAGATATCGCCAAAGGCGTCATTAGCTTATTTGCCAGTGGTCGATTATCCACTGAAGATTACGCTCAAATATTGCAGCCGATGATTGAAAAATACCGAGATAACAATGGCAAAGTGTGTTTATACGTTGAAGCAGATGTCTTGCTTGAAGGTTGGCAGCATGAGTCGTTAGCGGGGAGTGGCAAGGTGCAATTACCCAATTTCGAGGCCTTGGTACTGGTCGGTGGCCCTGACTGGTTTGGTAATGCCGTTAGGTTGCTAGGGCCCTTTATGCAAGGTGAAGTAGCGTGGTACCCGTTAGAGCAAAAACAACAAGCGATCGATTGGATTGCTGCGCGTACCTAG
- a CDS encoding DUF3012 domain-containing protein encodes MSLSKLSATCLALVLAMGMTACAPEVGSEAWCQQMSEKPSGDWSTNEATDYAKHCVFK; translated from the coding sequence ATGTCTCTGTCAAAATTATCAGCAACATGTTTGGCGTTAGTGTTGGCCATGGGTATGACCGCCTGTGCGCCTGAAGTGGGTAGTGAAGCCTGGTGCCAGCAGATGAGTGAGAAACCGTCTGGGGACTGGAGCACTAATGAAGCTACTGATTATGCGAAACATTGTGTATTTAAATAA
- a CDS encoding efflux RND transporter periplasmic adaptor subunit, with protein MKITNIKTNNMMTVEKMNTSLNMCANKGVFGLNAITRAMSFGLIMALSSAFIMPLVATAGEGHAHEQESVEETSVSKDVSTGIKADDGHGHDAVGEAETEEEHGLDALKLTTEQRELAGIEVVTLTEQSFSLEAVATATLVVDRDRTVTIAPQVDVRVQKRNVVPGQEVKQGDILLTLGGVAVAQAQADYINAAAEWSRVKRMSKSAVSASRRLQAQVDAELKRATLEAMKMTSEQIKALASSPETIGSYQLLAPINGRVQQDLAMLGQIIPAGTAIMQLTDESHLWVQAELTPAQAEKVSIGTKAIVKVGDKSLNAKIIGRSHELDSVTRTEQILVSFENAGYVLHAGQFAELYLPDAQQGGVILPDAALTRGGDGDWQVFIEDEDGFEAQEVEVIERQRGMNLVRGLASGSKVVVSGAFFLASEQAKSGFDIHNH; from the coding sequence ATGAAAATCACTAATATTAAGACCAATAATATGATGACGGTAGAAAAAATGAATACTTCACTCAACATGTGCGCTAACAAGGGTGTTTTTGGATTAAATGCGATTACCCGCGCAATGAGCTTTGGTTTAATCATGGCGTTAAGCAGTGCGTTTATTATGCCGCTAGTGGCAACGGCGGGTGAAGGGCATGCCCATGAGCAAGAGAGTGTAGAAGAAACTTCAGTTAGCAAGGACGTAAGCACTGGCATTAAAGCAGACGATGGTCACGGCCATGATGCTGTCGGTGAAGCAGAAACAGAAGAAGAGCATGGGCTCGATGCGCTAAAACTTACCACTGAACAGCGTGAATTGGCTGGGATAGAGGTGGTGACGTTAACCGAGCAGAGTTTTAGTTTAGAAGCCGTTGCTACGGCAACATTAGTCGTTGATCGCGACCGCACCGTTACCATTGCACCACAAGTTGATGTGCGCGTCCAAAAGCGCAATGTGGTACCAGGTCAAGAAGTTAAGCAAGGTGATATTTTGCTGACTTTAGGGGGGGTCGCAGTGGCTCAAGCACAGGCTGATTACATTAATGCCGCAGCGGAGTGGAGTCGAGTTAAACGCATGAGTAAAAGTGCAGTAAGTGCCAGTCGTCGCTTACAAGCCCAAGTCGATGCTGAGCTTAAGCGCGCCACACTTGAAGCGATGAAGATGACATCTGAGCAGATAAAGGCATTGGCATCAAGCCCAGAAACCATCGGCAGCTATCAACTGTTAGCGCCGATCAATGGCCGAGTTCAACAGGACTTAGCCATGTTAGGCCAGATTATTCCAGCGGGTACTGCAATAATGCAGCTGACTGATGAGTCGCATTTATGGGTGCAAGCTGAGCTTACACCAGCGCAAGCTGAGAAAGTGAGCATAGGCACTAAAGCGATTGTGAAAGTGGGAGATAAAAGTCTAAACGCCAAGATCATTGGTCGCTCACATGAGCTCGATAGTGTGACGCGTACCGAGCAAATTTTAGTGAGCTTTGAAAATGCGGGCTATGTATTACACGCCGGACAGTTTGCTGAACTTTATTTACCCGATGCGCAACAAGGTGGGGTGATACTGCCTGATGCGGCGTTGACGCGTGGTGGCGATGGCGACTGGCAGGTGTTTATTGAAGATGAAGATGGTTTTGAAGCTCAGGAGGTTGAGGTTATTGAACGTCAACGTGGCATGAACCTAGTGCGTGGTTTAGCGTCAGGTTCTAAAGTCGTGGTTTCTGGAGCGTTCTTTTTAGCTTCTGAGCAAGCGAAGTCTGGCTTCGATATTCACAATCACTAA
- a CDS encoding TolC family protein: MKKTIIATLLLGCWASAVTSPVIAAEADLMAAMPASQISASSHQAGQFSDWLPKVMLSFNALPEIQAQSARRQQAQLSVQAADKAVYNPELGMSYQKNDSEASDDTYTLDISQTIDWGDKRGVAMRMAQLENEILLSDITLERSQMLAERLQALANQAQAQKALQFQKQQFKLAKAQLDIARQRTEVGDLSNVELQLMQLEVASNAAVYALAEQASIAADGAVLGLFGEVNLPFADFLNTLTIQASKVDVSPELPALKSAYQQVLVAKVAAKQAQSDNAADPTISLSAEREGDENKVGVGVSIPLQFRNNYSEVIAVANEGITIAEQTYLAQERVLLQQQKQFTLSLPRLTQHYQDWRELVLTSGLAAAKSLAQQWKTGDINTSDYLQSQRQMSNSYLAGLALESALYENWLTWMGASGQLEYYLNSQLPQTARTTVK; the protein is encoded by the coding sequence ATGAAAAAAACCATAATCGCTACTCTGTTGCTCGGGTGTTGGGCAAGTGCCGTAACCTCACCAGTAATAGCAGCAGAAGCAGACTTAATGGCCGCAATGCCAGCCTCACAAATCAGCGCATCAAGTCACCAGGCTGGCCAGTTTAGCGACTGGCTGCCTAAAGTGATGTTGAGCTTTAACGCACTGCCAGAAATCCAAGCGCAAAGCGCACGACGTCAGCAGGCTCAATTGAGTGTTCAAGCCGCAGACAAAGCGGTTTATAACCCAGAATTGGGCATGAGCTATCAAAAAAATGACTCTGAAGCATCAGACGATACTTATACGCTCGACATCAGCCAAACCATCGATTGGGGAGACAAGCGTGGTGTTGCAATGCGGATGGCACAACTCGAAAACGAAATATTGCTGTCTGATATTACGCTCGAGCGCAGTCAAATGTTGGCTGAACGTCTGCAAGCGTTAGCGAATCAAGCCCAAGCTCAAAAAGCTCTTCAATTTCAAAAACAGCAGTTCAAACTCGCGAAAGCTCAACTGGATATTGCCCGCCAACGTACAGAAGTGGGCGATTTGTCTAATGTTGAGTTGCAGCTAATGCAACTTGAGGTCGCCAGTAATGCTGCTGTTTACGCCTTAGCTGAGCAAGCGTCAATTGCGGCAGATGGTGCTGTTTTAGGGTTATTTGGAGAGGTGAACTTACCGTTTGCTGACTTCTTAAATACCTTAACTATTCAAGCCAGCAAGGTCGATGTATCTCCTGAACTGCCGGCATTGAAAAGTGCGTATCAGCAAGTATTAGTCGCTAAAGTGGCAGCTAAACAGGCCCAATCCGATAACGCTGCAGACCCCACGATTAGCTTAAGTGCTGAGAGAGAAGGTGATGAAAATAAAGTCGGTGTTGGTGTGTCAATACCGCTGCAGTTTAGAAATAACTACAGCGAAGTGATTGCGGTGGCTAATGAAGGGATCACGATTGCAGAGCAAACTTACCTTGCACAAGAACGTGTATTACTGCAGCAGCAAAAGCAGTTTACTTTAAGCCTACCTAGACTCACTCAGCATTATCAAGATTGGCGTGAGTTGGTACTGACTTCAGGTTTGGCGGCGGCAAAGAGCTTAGCGCAGCAATGGAAAACCGGTGATATTAACACCAGTGATTACTTACAAAGCCAAAGACAGATGAGCAATAGCTATTTGGCTGGACTCGCTTTGGAATCAGCCCTGTATGAAAACTGGCTGACATGGATGGGAGCAAGTGGCCAACTTGAGTATTACCTCAATAGCCAGCTTCCACAAACAGCGCGTACCACGGTTAAGTAA
- the arfB gene encoding alternative ribosome rescue aminoacyl-tRNA hydrolase ArfB, which yields MALIKISNAVSIQDNEIEWQFIRSSGAGGQHLNKVSTAAQLIFDIKNSSLPEFYQARLLSKADHRITKSGKIIIKCQQSRSQDFNRQTALEQFVALVASVAVVQKKRIATKPTKGSQRRRIDSKKQKGATKALRQNKSEH from the coding sequence TTGGCATTAATTAAAATATCCAACGCGGTTTCTATTCAAGACAACGAAATTGAATGGCAATTTATACGCTCCAGTGGCGCTGGTGGTCAACACCTCAATAAAGTATCTACTGCAGCGCAGCTGATTTTCGATATTAAGAACTCATCTTTACCTGAGTTCTACCAAGCACGTTTGCTCTCTAAAGCCGATCATCGCATCACAAAAAGTGGCAAGATCATTATCAAATGCCAACAGAGTCGTAGCCAGGACTTTAACCGTCAAACGGCGCTAGAGCAGTTTGTCGCTTTAGTTGCGAGTGTCGCTGTCGTACAAAAAAAGCGAATTGCCACTAAACCGACTAAAGGCAGCCAACGTCGCCGCATTGATAGTAAAAAGCAGAAAGGGGCAACCAAAGCCCTAAGACAAAATAAAAGTGAACATTGA
- a CDS encoding efflux RND transporter permease subunit translates to MLQKLIDAAIRNRLMVVLALVGAVIASVAMLPNLNLDAFPDVTNVQVTINTAAEGLAAEEVEKLISYPVESAMYALPSVTEVRSLSRTGLSIVTVVFEEGTDIYFARQQVFEQLQAAREMIPDGVGVPEIGPNTSGLGQIYQYILRADPGSGIDASELRSLNDYLVKLILMPVGGVTEVLSFGGEVRQYQVQIDPNKMRSYGLSMAEVTSALESNNRNAGGWFMDQGQEQLVVRGYGLLPAGDAGLKAIKQIPLTEVGGTPVRVSDIANVGYGSEIRVGAVTMTRRDEAGNKQVLGEVVAGVVLKRMGANTKATIDDISARTALIEQALPDGVSFEVFYDQADLVNRAVETVRDALLMAFVFIVVILALFLVNIRATMLVLLSIPVSIGLALLVMSYFGMSANLMSLGGLAVAIGMLVDGSVVMVENIFKHLTQPDRRHLADAQARASGEDDPHHAGEDGLELDERSGIAMRITLAAKEVCSPIFFATAIIIVVFAPLFALEGVEGKLFQPMAISIILAMISALLVALIAVPALAVYLFKHGVTLKESVVLKPIDAVYRKLLTATMGSPKVVVITAVVMFAMSMMLLPRLGTEFVPELEEGTINLRVTLAPTASLGTSLEVAPKLEAMLLEFPEVDYALSRIGAPELGGDPEPVSNIEIYIGLKPIDQWEHAETRLELQRKMEDKLSIYPGLLFTFSQPIATRVDELLSGVKAQLAIKIFGPDLDVLSERGQALTDLVAKIPGAVDVSLEQVSGEAQLVVRPKRDLLARYGISVDEVMSLVSQGIGGVSAGQVIDGNARYDINVRLAKEYRSSPDALRDLLLTGVSGATVRLGEVADVVIEMAPPNIRRDDVQRRVVVQANVAGRDMGSVVDDIYAVVPQAELPPGYTVVVGGQYENQQRAQQKLMLVVPISIALIALLLYFSFGSIKQVALIMANVPLALIGGVVALYASGTYLSVPSSIGFITLFGVAVLNGVVLVDSINQRRASVKFETNASLYDAVYEGTVGRLRPVLMTALTSALGLIPILISSGVGSEIQQPLAIVIIGGLFSSTALTLLVLPTLYRWLYQNRSKTNDSGLSKDFETLD, encoded by the coding sequence ATGTTACAGAAATTAATTGATGCGGCGATCCGCAACCGTTTGATGGTGGTGCTTGCACTCGTCGGCGCGGTAATCGCCAGTGTGGCTATGCTGCCAAATCTAAATTTAGATGCATTTCCTGATGTTACCAATGTACAGGTAACCATCAATACGGCGGCTGAAGGACTTGCTGCTGAAGAAGTTGAGAAGTTAATTAGTTATCCCGTTGAGTCGGCAATGTACGCGCTGCCATCGGTAACCGAAGTGCGTTCTCTATCTCGTACCGGTTTATCGATTGTGACCGTGGTATTTGAGGAAGGCACTGATATCTATTTTGCTCGTCAGCAAGTATTTGAACAGTTGCAAGCCGCCAGAGAGATGATCCCTGATGGGGTTGGGGTACCGGAAATTGGTCCCAACACCTCTGGTTTAGGGCAAATTTACCAATACATTTTGCGTGCAGACCCAGGTTCTGGTATTGACGCGTCGGAACTTAGAAGCTTAAACGATTACCTGGTAAAGCTGATTTTGATGCCCGTTGGCGGCGTCACTGAAGTCTTGTCGTTTGGTGGTGAAGTTCGTCAATATCAAGTTCAGATCGATCCCAACAAGATGCGCAGCTACGGCTTATCGATGGCAGAGGTGACGAGCGCATTAGAGAGTAATAACCGTAACGCGGGCGGTTGGTTTATGGACCAAGGCCAAGAACAGCTAGTGGTGCGCGGTTATGGTTTACTTCCAGCGGGCGACGCGGGTTTAAAAGCGATTAAGCAAATCCCACTCACTGAAGTTGGTGGCACACCGGTACGAGTGAGTGATATTGCTAATGTTGGGTACGGCAGCGAAATCCGTGTTGGCGCAGTAACCATGACTCGCCGTGATGAGGCGGGTAATAAACAAGTCTTGGGTGAAGTTGTTGCGGGTGTGGTGCTTAAGCGAATGGGCGCGAACACCAAAGCAACCATTGATGATATTAGTGCGCGTACCGCATTGATAGAGCAGGCACTACCTGATGGCGTATCATTTGAGGTGTTTTACGATCAAGCGGATCTCGTCAACAGAGCAGTAGAGACAGTGCGTGATGCATTGTTAATGGCCTTTGTGTTTATCGTGGTGATCTTAGCGTTATTTTTAGTCAACATTCGCGCCACCATGTTAGTACTGCTCTCTATTCCAGTCTCTATTGGTTTGGCATTACTGGTGATGTCTTACTTTGGTATGTCGGCAAACTTAATGTCACTCGGTGGCTTAGCGGTTGCGATTGGTATGTTGGTCGATGGCTCAGTGGTGATGGTTGAGAATATTTTCAAACACCTTACCCAACCAGACCGACGTCACTTAGCTGATGCGCAAGCACGTGCATCGGGTGAGGATGATCCGCACCATGCCGGTGAAGATGGTCTTGAGCTGGATGAGCGTAGCGGTATCGCGATGCGGATCACGCTGGCAGCTAAAGAAGTGTGCAGTCCAATCTTCTTTGCGACCGCGATTATTATCGTGGTGTTTGCCCCTTTATTCGCCTTAGAAGGTGTCGAAGGTAAGCTATTCCAACCGATGGCGATAAGTATCATTCTCGCCATGATCTCGGCACTCCTTGTCGCGCTCATCGCGGTACCGGCACTAGCGGTGTATCTCTTCAAGCATGGTGTGACACTCAAAGAAAGTGTGGTACTCAAACCTATTGATGCGGTATATCGCAAGTTGTTGACCGCCACAATGGGCAGTCCTAAAGTGGTCGTTATAACTGCTGTGGTGATGTTTGCCATGAGCATGATGCTACTACCAAGATTGGGAACTGAATTTGTACCTGAACTTGAAGAGGGCACGATTAACTTACGTGTGACGCTAGCACCCACTGCCAGTTTAGGGACTTCTCTGGAAGTTGCACCAAAACTGGAAGCTATGTTGCTTGAGTTCCCTGAAGTCGACTATGCCCTAAGCCGTATTGGTGCCCCTGAACTCGGTGGCGATCCGGAGCCTGTGAGCAATATCGAGATCTATATTGGCCTTAAGCCGATAGATCAGTGGGAGCATGCAGAAACACGCTTAGAGCTACAACGTAAAATGGAAGATAAACTCAGTATCTATCCTGGTCTGTTGTTTACTTTTTCCCAACCGATTGCGACCCGTGTAGATGAACTGCTGTCAGGTGTCAAAGCTCAGCTAGCGATTAAGATTTTTGGACCAGACTTGGACGTACTGTCTGAGCGTGGCCAAGCGTTAACCGACCTAGTGGCTAAAATCCCTGGTGCTGTTGATGTTTCTTTGGAGCAAGTAAGCGGTGAAGCACAGCTCGTCGTTCGTCCGAAGCGTGATCTATTAGCGCGTTACGGTATCAGCGTCGATGAAGTCATGAGTCTAGTTAGCCAAGGTATTGGTGGCGTGAGTGCCGGCCAAGTGATTGATGGTAATGCACGTTATGATATTAATGTGCGTTTAGCTAAAGAGTATCGTAGCTCTCCTGATGCCTTGCGTGACTTGCTGTTAACCGGAGTGAGTGGCGCAACGGTTCGTCTAGGAGAGGTTGCTGACGTTGTCATTGAAATGGCACCACCAAACATTCGTCGTGATGATGTGCAGCGCCGCGTAGTGGTGCAAGCTAACGTTGCTGGCCGCGATATGGGCTCAGTGGTTGATGATATCTATGCTGTGGTTCCACAAGCGGAACTTCCACCGGGTTATACCGTTGTGGTGGGTGGGCAATATGAAAACCAACAGCGTGCTCAACAGAAGCTCATGCTGGTAGTGCCTATCTCAATAGCGTTGATAGCACTGTTGCTGTACTTCTCTTTTGGTTCGATTAAGCAAGTGGCGCTCATTATGGCCAACGTACCTTTAGCATTGATTGGTGGTGTTGTTGCGCTTTATGCCAGCGGTACTTACCTTTCCGTACCGAGCTCGATTGGTTTTATTACCTTGTTTGGTGTGGCAGTACTGAATGGTGTCGTGCTGGTGGATTCGATAAATCAGCGTCGAGCTAGTGTTAAATTTGAAACCAATGCGTCACTTTATGACGCGGTTTATGAAGGCACTGTGGGTCGTCTACGTCCGGTATTAATGACGGCATTGACCTCGGCGCTAGGATTGATCCCAATCTTAATCTCATCGGGTGTTGGCAGCGAAATTCAGCAACCTTTAGCCATAGTTATTATTGGTGGCTTATTCAGTTCAACTGCACTGACGTTGCTAGTATTACCCACACTTTACCGCTGGTTGTATCAAAACCGTAGCAAGACTAACGATTCAGGTCTAAGTAAGGATTTTGAAACGCTCGACTAG